AAACAGAGTTGATCAAAACAGGCAGAAGGCACTGTTCTGTTTGGTCTGTACGCTTTGTACGCTGCCACTTGGGAACTTAATTAGTCTGCATGCTTTATGTTTCTATCTTTAGTCTGATGGCATACAGCTGTTCTTTTCAACATCACTGCCTACtgccctttccctgctgctggggcacaTTTGTAAATAGGAGAGGCAAGATAGGGTGGAATTTaaccctctgctgctgcagctggggcttgTGAGTGGATTGCGGACCTGGAAAGATGGGAGGAGCCGGGAGGGCCTCCCTCAGCCCTGACAGCCACCAGGCTTGGGGCTGTTCTAGGCTGCTGGTGGGAGGGTGCCTCTCTGGCTGTTGCTGTTGGAGTCAGGCCTCATAATTACCTGATTAATTAACCTAAGCTGCGTCTAGTAAAGGTGACTAAAGGCAGGGCCCTTGGTGGTTGCCTAAAATAGTCAGTTTCAGCCCAGGTGGTTTTAAAGGGGTAAAACATGGTTTTAAAGTGATGAGGCAAATTGTTCTATCACCTCAcaggagttttttgttttttggttcgTTTAATTATGGAAAGGAGGCTCAGTGTGCCCTCATCCCCATCAGGAAAACACCACTGCACAGAGCCAAACCCCAGAGCCACATGGCGctcctcatcctgtcaccaggtcTTCCCTGCAGCAAAACTCGGCCAAAATGCCAAAAAATCATCGTTCTGACAGCAACCGTACCTGTCATGGTGAGGGAGGCATCAAACCATGATAGTTTCTCCTCAGCTATCATCTCATCAGTGATGGTGGTGATGAGCCAGAGGTGGTGCTCCCCTGGATGATTCCAGAGGCTGTGATGGCAGCAGCCATTACTTTTATTTGCACTGAAATGGGCCCTGAGGGCCACACGGAACCTTCTGGAACCCACTAGGTCTGCCCCCATAGAGCCTTCCGGAAGGTTCCACGGCAGTGCCTCAGCTTGGGGTGGGTTTAGGTCAGCACGATTTGGAGCAAGGATCAAAAGCCTTCCCGAtatccctgctgccagcacagtgGCTGACCGCATGCCTCTGGAATGTCCTCCCTCTGGAAAGGCACTCAGGCCCTTCCAGAGTGAGGAAAATCCGCCTGAATTATCAGTGCACTGAGGATTTCCACTTAGTGTGGGGTATAAAAGCTGATGCACTTAACAGACTCCAGGGGTCATGTTGTGTGCTACCCTGTGAGACGTGTGgagcaagaaaaatgttctgctgctggtctggaaatgaaaataagatgcATCTAAATGAGGAGGAGTGAGGCCTGGATATGAAACACATTGTGAAGgtatgaaaggaaaacaagcagtaGTAGATTTAAGACtcatcttaaatatttgttctgcaaagattatctttgcttttgtttaaattcattCCCCCTGAAAGGCATCCATGGCATTCATCTGGAGCAGCAATGCTAGACCTTATTTCAAGGTATCAAGGCCTGGCACTTTCCCCAGAAAATCTCTTGCCATGATTTATTACTGAGTGTCTGTAGGAGCCAGTGACCAAGATTGTGCAAGGATTTGGAACATGGGAGAAAAAATCTAGGACTGAGATCATGAGGGGTCCATGGCTTGCTCAGACTGAAGTGCAGGAAAGAACAACCCTGTCCAGCTGCCAGTTGAAGCCATACTTAAGCAAAGTCTCAGCAACAGGACACGAGAGCTGCCCCTTCTGGTTGTCTAGGTGTTCAGCATCAAGGTGAGTGTTAGCACCCTATATACCCAGATCTACTGTGGTTACAGCTCAGAAACACAAAGCTGGCTTTATGGGCTGACGTTGACGAGAGGAAGGGAATGCACCTCTGAAGTATATGCAATAAATGAAATTCTTCAAAATCCCTTTGCTTGTGTCGTTTCTTAGCCTTGCGCTTTCAAGTGGGACATGCAAATCTCCCAACTGGAGTGCAGCCAGCATCCCCAGGTCCAGCATTAACCCCCCAGTTCAGAGAGCAACTAATTTTTCTCAGCAGCTAAGTTACACGTTCATCTACACCCTACTCCCAAAATTTACCACATAAATAGCCTCCAacccctgcccccctccccccccatttctgtctcttgtaataatttttttcatatcctAGAAATTCCTGCTTTACTACCTTGACAGTGATGGTAACGTCAGGTGCTGCATATCATGCCACACTCATGAGTCTTACATTCCTATGACATGGCAGACTTTGATACAATTACAGCTCAGCTACATATCTTAATTTATGTTACAATATTGCTGTAGTGATATCTGAGACAAATGTTTAATTCACAGAACCTCGGTTTCAAATTGCAGTCCCTGAATGCAAACAGCAgacttcaatattttttcatcaaTTTCTTAGttcataaaaatcaatttttgtaGAGTTTTTACACTGCACATAAAAGACTGTGGCATCAATTAgccttaattcttttttttttctgttttggaaaccTCTTTGTAGGAAAATCTCATATTTCAGCAATTTGCATTATCCACACAATCTGCTTT
This genomic stretch from Cygnus olor isolate bCygOlo1 chromosome 12, bCygOlo1.pri.v2, whole genome shotgun sequence harbors:
- the LOC121076528 gene encoding uncharacterized protein LOC121076528 isoform X2, which translates into the protein MRSATVLAAGISGRLLILAPNRADLNPPQAEALPWNLPEGSMGADLVGSRRFRVALRAHFSANKSNGCCHHSLWNHPGEHHLWLITTITDEMIAEEKLSWFDASLTMTDEYRTCPAACCTHHRAVWEMPGRASIRGWQLNPWSTRHTARIVILIEEGHHNEHFKGLYEGSWRQFSLVSLTSFITYQRNKQTESNSFDHGKSRKSIKNLMKIH
- the LOC121076528 gene encoding uncharacterized protein LOC121076528 isoform X1 is translated as MRSATVLAAGISGRLLILAPNRADLNPPQAEALPWNLPEGSMGADLVGSRRFRVALRAHFSANKSNGCCHHSLWNHPGEHHLWLITTITDEMIAEEKLSWFDASLTMTDEYRTCPAACCTHHRAVWEMPGRASIRGWQLNPWSTRHTARIVILIEEGHHNEHFKVWQQKELMLPVCLVQMRCLRATFLKRPVKEMWISMAVDFCTQRNWALHSL